A single window of Anopheles moucheti chromosome 2, idAnoMoucSN_F20_07, whole genome shotgun sequence DNA harbors:
- the LOC128299831 gene encoding bolA-like protein DDB_G0274169 produces MLSGLRGRWCGLMCKPQFPVITMATNQTPIENAIRTGLTKELSPVHLDVVNESYMHNVPKGSETHFKVLVVSQHFEGLPLIKRHRLVNEIVKNQLEGEFVHALSIVAKTPLQWDEAYKLEPSPNCKGGFGK; encoded by the exons ATGCTATCCGGGCTTCGCGGGAGATGGTGCGGCTTGATGTGCAAACCACAATTTCCAGTGATAACAATGGCAACAAACCAAACCCCTATTGAGAATGCTATCCGTACGGGACTGACCAAAGAACTATCGCCCGTGCATTTGGACGTCGTCAATGAATCCTACATGCATAACGTTCCGAAGGGTTCCGAAACACACTTTAAAGTTCTAGTGGTTTCCCAACATTTTGAGGGTCTTCCACTGATCAAG CGTCATCGCTTGGTGAATGAGATAGTGAAAAACCAGCTTGAAGGAGAGTTTGTTCATGCGCTATCGATAGTGGCCAAAACGCCTCTTCAGTGGGATGAAGCATACAAACTTGAACCTAGCCCTAATTGTAAAGGAGGATTTGGGAAATAA
- the LOC128299822 gene encoding set1/Ash2 histone methyltransferase complex subunit ASH2 isoform X1, translating to MDTNEMKSELKRSPTGDEKYNCYCGKERNLNIVELLCATCSRWFHESCIGFQLGRLVPFMMNYVFVCKNCSMTGLESFRKVQASIPQMCITALANLQQTASKEGKVRLMFSKDKDIIPYMDHYWEAMTTMARRSTQSWYATVQRSLIKDINTLFSYEESNEQGQMYGLANTDLTQIKPTYDEATTLATQNFSKSRQQKRKLPNNEQSGALGKKSRLGADVGALVKLPAHGYPLEHPFNKDGYRYILAEPDPHAPFRQEFDESADWAGKPIPGWLYRVLSPNAVLIALHDRAPQLKVSEDRLSITGEKGYCMARASHYVTKGCWYWEATVEDMPDSSACRLGWGQEYANLQAPLGYDKFGYSWRSRKGTKFHESHGKHFSAGYTEGDTLGFLITLPTENHANQASNTFKDRPLVKFKSHLYYEDKDRVNETLKSLKIQPGSRIHFFKNGVCQGEAFADIYKGAYYPAISLHKNVTVNVNFGPNFKHPEVLKEFNAQAMHERVEEMVCEQTMADMMYFTENDGKLRLDTYSV from the exons ATGGacacaaatgaaatgaaaagcgAACTGAAAAGATCTCCCACAGGAGACGAGAAATATAATTGTTACTG cggaaaggaaagaaatctCAACATAGTGGAATTGCTGTGTGCTACTTGTAGTCGATGGTTTCACGAATCGTGCATCGGATTTCAACTCGGCCGGCTGGTTCCATTTATGATGAACTATGTGTTCGTGTGCAAAAATTGCTCCATGACGGGATTGGAAAGTTTCCGCAAGGTGCAAGCTTCCATACCGCAAATGTGCATTACGGCGCTAGCGAATTTGCAACAGACGGCCAGCAAGGAAGGTAAAGTGCGGCTCATGTTCAGCAAGGATAAGGACATTATTCCGTACATGGACCATTACTGGGAAGCGATGACTACCATGGCCCGAAGGTCGACCCAGTCCTGGTACGCTACCGTGCAGAGATCTCTCATAAAGGACATCAACACATTGTTCTCGTACGAGGAAAGCAACGAACAAGGCCAAATGTATGGTTTAGCCAATACGGATCTTACACAGATTAAACCGACGTACGACGAAGCAACCACACTTG CTACTCAAAACTTCTCCAAGAGCCGACAGCAAAAGCGAAAGTTACCCAACAATGAACAGAGCGGAGCGCTGGGAAAGAAAAGCCGGCTCGGTGCGGATGTTGGTGCACTGGTGAAGCTGCCGGCCCACGGATACCCGCTGGAGCATCCATTCAACAAGGATGGGTATCGGTACATATTGGCCGAACCGGATCCGCATGCACCGTTCCGGCAAGAGTTTGACGAAAGTGCGGACTGGGCTGGTAAACCGATTCCCGGATGGCTGTATCGCGTTCTGTCACCGAACGCGGTGTTAATTGCGTTGCACGATCGTGCACCCCAACTAAAGGTGTCCGAGGATCGTCTTTCGATCACGGGCGAGAAGGGCTACTGTATGGCTCGGGCTTCTCATT ATGTCACAAAAGGATGCTGGTACTGGGAAGCTACTGTGGAAGATATGCCCGATAGTTCTGCGTGTCGTTTGGGTTGGGGCCAAGAGTATGCCAATCTGCAGGCACCGCTCGGTTACGATAAATTTGGCTACTCGTGGCGATCGCGCAAGGGTACCAAGTTTCACGAATCACACGGCAAACACTTCAGCGCAGGGTACACCGAGGGTGACACATTGGGCTTTCTTATAACATTGCCCACAGAGAACCATGCCAATCAGGCATCGAACACGTTCAAGGATCGACCGCTAGTGAAGTTCAAAAGCCATCTCTACTACGAAGACAAGGACCGTGTGAATGAAACGTTAAAATCGTTGAAAATTCAACCAGGCAGCAGGATTCACTTTTTCAAGAACGGTGTTTGCCAGGGGGAAGCATTTGCCGACATTTACAAAGGTGCATATTACCCGGCAATATCGTTGCACAAGAACGTCACTGTTAATGTTAATTTCGGACCCAACTTTAAACATCCAGAGGTGCTGAAGGAGTTCAACGCACAAGCG ATGCACGAGCGCGTGGAAGAAATGGTATGCGAGCAaacgatggcggacatgatgtaTTTTACGGAAAACGATGGAAAGCTTCGACTCGATACGTATAGCGTCTAG
- the LOC128299822 gene encoding set1/Ash2 histone methyltransferase complex subunit ASH2 isoform X2: MEETTQNFSKSRQQKRKLPNNEQSGALGKKSRLGADVGALVKLPAHGYPLEHPFNKDGYRYILAEPDPHAPFRQEFDESADWAGKPIPGWLYRVLSPNAVLIALHDRAPQLKVSEDRLSITGEKGYCMARASHYVTKGCWYWEATVEDMPDSSACRLGWGQEYANLQAPLGYDKFGYSWRSRKGTKFHESHGKHFSAGYTEGDTLGFLITLPTENHANQASNTFKDRPLVKFKSHLYYEDKDRVNETLKSLKIQPGSRIHFFKNGVCQGEAFADIYKGAYYPAISLHKNVTVNVNFGPNFKHPEVLKEFNAQAMHERVEEMVCEQTMADMMYFTENDGKLRLDTYSV, translated from the exons ATGGAAGAAA CTACTCAAAACTTCTCCAAGAGCCGACAGCAAAAGCGAAAGTTACCCAACAATGAACAGAGCGGAGCGCTGGGAAAGAAAAGCCGGCTCGGTGCGGATGTTGGTGCACTGGTGAAGCTGCCGGCCCACGGATACCCGCTGGAGCATCCATTCAACAAGGATGGGTATCGGTACATATTGGCCGAACCGGATCCGCATGCACCGTTCCGGCAAGAGTTTGACGAAAGTGCGGACTGGGCTGGTAAACCGATTCCCGGATGGCTGTATCGCGTTCTGTCACCGAACGCGGTGTTAATTGCGTTGCACGATCGTGCACCCCAACTAAAGGTGTCCGAGGATCGTCTTTCGATCACGGGCGAGAAGGGCTACTGTATGGCTCGGGCTTCTCATT ATGTCACAAAAGGATGCTGGTACTGGGAAGCTACTGTGGAAGATATGCCCGATAGTTCTGCGTGTCGTTTGGGTTGGGGCCAAGAGTATGCCAATCTGCAGGCACCGCTCGGTTACGATAAATTTGGCTACTCGTGGCGATCGCGCAAGGGTACCAAGTTTCACGAATCACACGGCAAACACTTCAGCGCAGGGTACACCGAGGGTGACACATTGGGCTTTCTTATAACATTGCCCACAGAGAACCATGCCAATCAGGCATCGAACACGTTCAAGGATCGACCGCTAGTGAAGTTCAAAAGCCATCTCTACTACGAAGACAAGGACCGTGTGAATGAAACGTTAAAATCGTTGAAAATTCAACCAGGCAGCAGGATTCACTTTTTCAAGAACGGTGTTTGCCAGGGGGAAGCATTTGCCGACATTTACAAAGGTGCATATTACCCGGCAATATCGTTGCACAAGAACGTCACTGTTAATGTTAATTTCGGACCCAACTTTAAACATCCAGAGGTGCTGAAGGAGTTCAACGCACAAGCG ATGCACGAGCGCGTGGAAGAAATGGTATGCGAGCAaacgatggcggacatgatgtaTTTTACGGAAAACGATGGAAAGCTTCGACTCGATACGTATAGCGTCTAG
- the LOC128299819 gene encoding AF4/FMR2 family member lilli: MAIQMEQVLFLLLSLCATLAIGDHAPPFKPLLPSSYTKSPLMYPSFVPKHGVGLKPYMTQFRSGTRLAPVAIRPAPSMIMSLKRPIKSILSHPSLMKQPLLKRPPPQLAFAAASIKHHKLHSSPPGPSTGEIVFEKLKPITTKLTSHKDGAIHTIPAPNLGLTKPPKAPNQIRVTSYEDSNKLEIEVKTTKPTFTAKPAFLNFSPTPAPVAGVYNHPAIGNPHQYQVTEEHSNDVTIGDLYSGKKTYFAPDPDPSLPSKTLVPTSDPLSIPSNGKFAPASVLVQSPVAHYPLQPQTSASAVIQYVNAVPQASYAIPLATQPQLQQHILQQTAMLQEMPVSLYNPTYLVTQSNNLFNTHQQQASVNLFKPDTNFLGTMQHQQHHQPLLQQQQQHQQPQQHHHQVHVQTQTQAPPSVPTTVLFNSYNTYKHAEPAASTGQILSATQDQLHELQSVVNQIQLNDMHNQHSSDMPTYAQLVGHEQPAIHQQQLPQLTQLEQQLQQQLIQQHQHEKGNSQRQMTDGEIANLLNYGMINLHNNLSPSDYYHYQVDQPTAVQPSGHHSFYELSERQKENDRILAQAHQELYHHQQQQQQQQQQQYQQQQQHQYQQQLQHQQEQHQVQQHPLPQQYQQDSQADYLQAYQEHQLAVSNILGLQDKQTPAGGSVQQYRQHHAAIGSTIEPQATQSPLRIYVPDGEHEYSNNINAQKRMDEIDFEYADVEGMDHGMEDSTTTNAHARNDESVTPSSSDDNTTTNAYYDEQTAEDIDEDRELYYNKNLSNHRLD; this comes from the exons ATGGCCATTCAAATGGAACAA GTACTTTTCCTTCTGCTTTCGCTATGTGCGACACTAGCCATTGGCGATCATGCACCCCCGTTTAAACCACTGCTTCCTTCATCCTACACCAAGTCGCCACTCATGTATCCAAGTTTCGTGCCCAAGCATGGTGTCGGATTGAAACCCTACATGACGCAGTTCCGCTCAGGCACGCGTTTAGCACCAGTAGCGATTCGACCAGCTCCATCAATGATTATGAG TTTGAAAAGACCCATCAAATCCATTCTAAGCCACCCTTCGCTTATGAAGCAACCGCTACTGAAACGTCCCCCGCCACAACTAGCATTTGCCGCCGCGAGCATCAAACATCACAAATTGCACAGTTCGCCACCAGGACCGAGCACGGGTGAGATAGTATTCGAGAAGCTCAAACCG ATCACCACGAAGCTTACTTCCCACAAGGATGGAGCGATCCACACGATCCCTGCCCCGAACCTGGGACTCACGAAACCTCCGAAAGCACCCAACCAGATACGTGTGACGTCCTACGAGGACAGCAATAAGCTAGAGATCGAGGTAAAAACAACCAAGCCCACGTTCACAGCGAAACCAGCCTTTTTGAACTTTAGTCCAACG CCCGCACCGGTCGCAGGGGTTTATAACCATCCAGCAATCGGGAACCCGCACCAGTATCAGGTGACGGAGGAGCACTCGAACGATGTAACGATCGGCGATTTGTACTCTGGCAAGAAGACTTACTTCGCGCCGGATCCGGATCCATCGTTGCCGAGCAAAACGCTCGTACCGACCTCCGATCCACTCAGCATACCGAGCAATGGGAAGTTTGCCCCGGCCAGCGTACTTGTACAGTCGCCGGTGGCTCACTATCCGTTGCAGCCACAAACTAGTGCTTCGGCCGTGATCCAGTACGTTAATGCGGTCCCGCAGGCCAGCTACGCCATTCCGCTCGCTACCCAGccacagctgcagcagcacatCCTGCAACAGACGGCCATGTTGCAGGAAATGCCCGTTTCG CTCTATAATCCCACCTATCTTGTGACCCAATCCAACAACCTCTTCAACACCCACCAACAGCAGGCGTCCGTGAACCTCTTCAAGCCGGACACCAATTTCCTCGGCACGAtgcaacaccagcaacaccatcagccgctactgcagcagcagcagcagcaccaacaaccacaacaacatcatcatcaggtGCATGTGCAAACACAAACGCAAGCCCCTCCTTCGGTACCTACGACCGTGCTGTTCAACTCCTACAATACGTACAAGCACGCCGAGCCGGCAGCCAGTACGGGTCAGATCCTTTCCGCTACGCAGGATCAGCTGCACGAGCTCCAGTCCGTAGTGAACCAAATTCAGCTGAACGATATGCACAACCAGCACTCGTCGGACATGCCGACCTACGCGCAGCTCGTAGGACACGAGCAACCGGCcattcaccagcagcagcttccCCAGCTCACCCAGCTCGAGCAGCAACTCCAGCAACAGCTGATCCAACAACATCAGCACGAAAAGGGTAACTCGCAGCGACAGATGACCGACGGGGAGATTGCCAACCTGCTCAACTACGGTATGATTAATCTGCACAACAATTTATCTCCGAGCGACTATTACCATTATCAGGTAGATCAACCGACGGCGGTACAGCCATCGGGTCACCACTCATTCTACGAACTGTCGGAGCGGCAGAAGGAAAATGACCGCATACTGGCGCAGGCTCATCAAGAGCTCtaccaccatcagcagcagcagcagcagcaacagcagcagcaataccaacagcaacaacaacatcagtATCAGCAACAGTTGCAACATCAACAGGAACAGCATCAAGTGCAGCAGCACCCATTACCCCAGCAGTACCAGCAGGACAGCCAAGCTGACTACTTGCAGGCGTACCAGGAGCACCAGCTTGCCGTTTCCAACATTCTAGGTTTGCAAGATAAGCAGACGCCAGCTGGAGGATCTGTACAGCAGTACCGTCAACATCACGCAGCCATAGGAAGTACGATCGAACCGCAGGCGACCCAGAGCCCTCTACGGATATACGTACCAGATGGAGAGCACGAATACTCCAACAAT ATAAACGCACAAAAACGGATGGATGAGATCGATTTTGAGTACGCCGATGTGGAGGGTATGGATCACGGTATGGAGGACAGTACGACAACAAATGCCCACGCTCGGAATGATGAATCTGTTACGCCCTCCTCGTCCGACGACAACACTACCACCAACGCTTATTATGATGAACAGACCGCGGAAGATATCGACGAGGATAGGGAGTTGTACTACAACAAGAATCTTAGCAACCATCGACTTGATTAA
- the LOC128299823 gene encoding protoporphyrinogen oxidase translates to MTAILGAGISGLAAGHYLLRKTPTLPLTIYEATDRIGGWIRSDRFLDSGFVFEAGPRTIRPKGPAASNTLQLIEELGLADEVYSISSNHTAARNRMIYAKGKLNLLPNSLGGLLKTVPPFTKPLYFAAFRDLIAGRSKTVLNDESMYSFVERRFGKEIADYAVSSMLCGICAGNAKEISVKFLMKDLFEREQRHGGVLLGLLKEALQNRNKQNPAVNNVTNNSTSASSLAERAKAENWSIYSIRGGLQTLPETLAEDLRAKGASIVTGTKFEELTFERDRVVLRSDGKEQQLRHLVSSIPSYKLAKHVQKQHPQLATTLSSIPFVDVCVINLQYRKADLLQQDGFGFLVPPIENLPILGVIFDSCCFDMDDNTVLTVMMGGAWFEKWFGKNPSNEHLLEVALKNVNKILHIDQQPDSYKVNLLRKCIPQYTVGHQDRVKAIRDYIEQHRLPIVLCGASYDGVGVNDVILSARTNVEKI, encoded by the coding sequence ATGACTGCCATACTAGGTGCCGGTATCAGTGGACTAGCGGCCGGCCATTACCTGCTCAGAAAAACGCCGACTCTACCTCTTACGATATATGAAGCAACGGATCGTATCGGTGGATGGATTCGGTCAGATCGTTTTCTGGATAGTGGCTTCGTGTTCGAGGCCGGCCCACGAACAATTCGACCCAAAGGGCCGGCAGCAAGCAATACACTCCAGCTGATAGAGGAGCTCGGATTAGCCGATGAGGTATATTCCATCAGCTCCAATCACACTGCTGCTCGCAATCGCATGATTTACGCCAAGGGAAAACTGAACCTACTTCCCAACTCACTAGGCGGACTGTTGAAAACGGTGCCACCATTTACGAAGCCACTGTATTTTGCAGCCTTTCGCGATCTAATAGCGGGACGTTCCAAAACGGTGCTGAACGACGAATCCATGTACTCTTTCGTAGAACGAAGGTTCGGCAAGGAGATTGCCGATTATGCGGtcagctctatgctgtgcggTATTTGTGCCGGCAACGCGAAAGAGATAAGCGTCAAGTTTCTAATGAAAGATCTGTTCGAGCGCGAACAACGACATGGTGGTGTCTTGCTAGGTTTGCTGAAAGAGGCTCTACAGAACCGAAACAAGCAAAACCCTGCTGTAAACAACGTCACCAACAATTCTACCTCGGCGTCGAGCTTGGCGGAGCGTGCAAAGGCAGAAAACTGGAGCATTTACTCGATACGTGGTGGTCTGCAGACTCTGCCGGAAACGTTGGCCGAAGATCTGCGCGCGAAAGGTGCGTCTATTGTAACGGGTACGAAATTCGAAGAGTTAACCTTTGAGCGTGATCGCGTTGTGTTGCGAAGCGATGGCAAAGAACAACAGCTGCGACATCTCGTCAGCAGTATTCCAAGCTACAAGCTAGCGAAACACGTGCAGAAGCAACACCCTCAGCTGGCCACCACGTTAAGCAGCATCCCCTTCGTAGACGTGTGTGTGATTAATCTGCAGTACCGTAAGGCAGATTTATTGCAGCAGGATGGGTTTGGATTTTTGGTACCTCCGATAGAGAATTTACCCATCCTGGGTGTGATTTTCGATAGCTGTTGTTTCGACATGGATGACAACACGGTCCTCACTGTGATGATGGGTGGCGCTTGGTTCGAGAAGTGGTTTGGCAAGAACCCATCGAACGAGCATTTGCTCGAGGTTGCCTTAAAAAACGTCAACAAAATACTGCACATTGACCAACAACCGGACAGTTACAAGGTAAATTTGCTTCGCAAATGCATCCCACAGTACACCGTCGGCCATCAGGATCGGGTGAAGGCGATACGGGACTATATCGAACAGCATCGACTGCCGATCGTGCTATGTGGTGCCTCGTACGATGGTGTCGGGGTGAATGACGTTATACTATCGGCCCGGACTAATGTGGAGAAAATATGA
- the LOC128299833 gene encoding transcription elongation factor 1 homolog: protein MGRRKSKRKPPPKRKNIEPLDQQFNCPFCNHEKSCEVKMDKPKNSAKILCRVCLEEYQTSINFLSEPVDVYNDWVDACETAN from the coding sequence ATGGGGCGCCGAAAATCGAAAAGGAAGCCACCACCGAAGCGCAAGAACATTGAACCATTGGATCAGCAATTTAACTGCCCATTCTGCAACCACGAAAAATCCTGTGAGGTAAAAATGGATAAGCCTAAAAATTCGGCTAAAATATTATGTCGCGTATGTTTGGAGGAGTATCAAACGTCGATAAACTTCCTATCGGAACCGGTAGATGTGTACAACGATTGGGTGGACGCTTGCGAGACGGC